In Corylus avellana chromosome ca2, CavTom2PMs-1.0, the following proteins share a genomic window:
- the LOC132169725 gene encoding probable LRR receptor-like serine/threonine-protein kinase At3g47570, with the protein MRPPCMDRTLFLFLPFVMVFLVSLATATVPNITTDQSALFALKGSISYDPHNILTSNWSINTSVCNWIGITCGSKHHRVTALNLSYMGLAGTIPPLMGNLSFLVKLSVTNNSFHGSIPNELARLYRLKLLDFGFNDINGEIPSWMGSLSKLQYLFLHGNGFNGTIPPSLSNISSLEIIDLGYNQLSGFVSSSLFNISTLQGIYLKENMLSGPLPSIIFNMPSLQVMDLKFNMFSGGLSMDMFDHLPNLQWLRLSYNKFYGKLPSALFKCKQLQALFLGVNNFTGRVSPEIGNLTMLVNFSLSNNNFQGEIPSEIGNLQDLELFNIENNNFTGPIPFEIFNISTLQVIAITLNNLSGHLPSNIDLFLPNLRELFLGGNKLSGTVPSSISNVSQLTDVELVQNSFSGLIPKSLGNLRLLERLNIGENNLTVGSLELSFLISSLSNCIYLKALILSDNPLNDNMPSSVGNLSTSLRRFSMFNCNIKGSIPSDIGNLSSLIALNLRTNELAGPIPTTVGRLHMLEGLFLQSNRLEGPIPSDLCRLESLVELNLTGNELSGHIPTCMDNLTSLRHLDLGFNRLTSIVHMSLWSLTYLLEVNLASNSLSGFLTSMNIENMKVLIKLDFSRNQLSGGIPRTINGLKDIVHLSFANNRLEGSIPESFGELVSLEFLDLSSNNLTGEIPKSLEVLQYLKYLNVSFNILQGEIPSGGPFVNFSAASFMSNKALCGAPRLQVPPCKEGAPRPKKATTMRALKYVLLAIGVTILVVAFLLAWIRCQKRNVKFPVEEESLLATTWRRISHQELLQATKGFNSNNLVGEGSFGSVYKGTLSDGMNVAIKVLNLKVEGAFKSFDAECEVLCNIRHRNLIKIISVCSCVDFKALILEYIPNGNLDKWLYSHNHYLSILQRLNIMIDVAWALEYLHYGYLTPIVHCDLKPNNILLDEDMVAHVTDFGTAKLLGDGNLMKRTMTLATIGYMAPVGWRSEVGGEVGDGAEGDPKNIGHSRIGSNMLLENGFYTFKKRNEETCLTILGNAPYQFPYSREAHGS; encoded by the exons ATGCGTCCACCATGCATGGATAGAACTCTTTTCCTGTTCCTCCCTTTTGTGATGGTGTTTTTGGTTAGTTTAGCTACTGCAACGGTTCCCAACATTACCACAGATCAATCAGCCCTTTTTGCCTTAAAAGGTAGTATTTCTTATGATCCTCACAATATTTTGACAAGCAATTGGTCTATTAATACCTCTGTTTGTAATTGGATTGGTATCACCTGTGGTTCTAAACATCACCGAGTCACAGCTTTGAACCTTTCTTATATGGGCCTTGCTGGCACCATTCCTCCACTTATGGGAAATCTTTCATTTCTTGTTAAACTAAGTGTCACAAACAACAGCTTTCATGGCTCTATACCCAACGAGCTGGCTCGACTTTACAGGTTGAAACTATTGGACTTTGGATTCAATGACATCAATGGAGAAATCCCATCATGGATGGGGTCGTTATccaaacttcaatatttgtttctacATGGTAATGGTTTCAATGGTACTATCCCACCATCTTTATCCAACATATCTTCGTTGGAAATAATTGATCTCGGATATAACCAGCTTTCAGGCTTCGTATCTTCCTCCCTGTTCAACATATCGACCTTGCAAGGAATTTATCTTAAAGAAAACATGCTTTCAGGTCCGTTGCCCTCCATTATCTTCAACATGCCTTCACTGCAAGTCATGGACCTCAAATTTAATATGTTTTCTGGTGGACTCTCAATGGACATGTTTGATCATCTTCCCAACTTACAGTGGCTTCGCTTGTCTTACAATAAGTTCTATGGCAAACTCCCATCCGCTTTGTTCAAATGCAAACAACTGCAGGCTTTATTCTTGGGGGTTAATAATTTTACAGGAAGAGTATCTCCAGAAATTGGAAACTTGACCATGCTTGTAAATTTTTCTCTTAGCAACAACAACTTTCAAG GTGAAATTCCAAGTGAAATTGGTAATTTACAAGACCTAGAGCTTTTCAATATCGAGAACAACAACTTTACTGGCCCAATTCCATTTGAAATCTTCAATATCTCTACACTACAAGTCATTGCAATAACTTTGAATAACCTCTCAGGCCATCTTCCATCAAATATAGACCTCTTCCTTCCAAATCTTCGAGAGCTGTTTCTTGGGGGAAATAAATTGAGTGGAACAGTTCCCAGCTCTATTTCCAATGTTTCACAACTCACTGACGTAGAATTGGTTCAAAACTCATTCTCAGGCTTAATTCCTAAATCACTTGGGAATTTAAGGCTCCTCGAGAGACTTAACATAGGAGAAAATAATTTGACTGTCGGATCTCTAGAATTGAGCTTTTTGATCTCTTCTTTGTCGAATTGCATATATCTCAAAGCATTAATTTTATCAGACAATCCACTGAATGACAACATGCCTAGTTCCGTTGGAAATCTCTCTACTTCTCTTCGAAGATTTTCGATGTTTAATTGCAATATTAAGGGCAGCATTCCTAGTGATATTGGCAATTTAAGTAGCTTGATAGCTTTGAACCTACGAACAAATGAATTGGCTGGACCAATTCCAACTACAGTGGGAAGGTTGCACATGCTTGAAGGTTTGTTCCTTCAAAGTAATAGACTAGAAGGTCCCATCCCATCTGATCTTTGTCGTTTAGAGAGCTTGGTTGAATTAAACTTAACTGGTAATGAGCTTTCAGGACATATTCCTACATGCATGGATAATCTAACTTCTCTAAGACATCTCGACTTAGGCTTCAACCGATTAACTTCTATTGTTCACATGAGCTTGTGGAGTCTAACATACCTCTTGGAGGTCAACCTGGCATCAAATTCTCTAAGTGGCTTTCTCACATCAATGAATATCGAAAATATGAAGGTCTTGATAAAATTGGATTTCTCAAGAAATCAGTTGTCAGGTGGTATTCCAAGAACAATTAATGGCCTTAAGGATATAGTTCACCTCTCCTTTGCAAACAATCGATTAGAAGGCTCAATTCCTGAATCATTTGGTGAATTAGTAAGCTTGGAGTTCTTGGATCTTTCGAGTAATAATTTAACTGGAGAGATTCCAAAGTCCTTAGAAGTACTTCAATATCTCAAATATTTGAACGTGTCTTTTAACATACTACAAGGAGAAATTCCTTCAGGAGGGCCATTTGTAAACTTCTCGGCTGCATCATTTATGTCAAACAAGGCACTTTGCGGTGCTCCCAGACTGCAAGTTCCCCCATGTAAAGAAGGTGCTCCTCGACCAAAAAAGGCTACAACAATGCGTGCACTAAAGTATGTATTATTGGCAATTGGGGTAACAATACTTGTAGTGGCCTTTTTATTAGCTTGGATAAGATGTCAAAAAAGGAATGTCAAATTCCCAGTTGAGGAAGAGTCGTTACTTGCAACAACATGGAGAAGAATTTCTCACCAAGAACTTCTACAAGCAACAAAAGGATTCAATTCAAACAACTTAGTTGGTGAAGGGAGTTTTGGGTCCGTATACAAAGGAACGCTGTCAGATGGGATGAATGTTGCAATAAAAGTTTTAAACTTGAAAGTAGAAGGGGCGTTCAAGAGTTTTGATGCAGAGTGTGAAGTACTATGTAATATTCGTCATCGAAATCTAATCAAAATCATAAGTGTTTGCAGTTGCGTCGACTTCAAAGCCCTTATATTGGAATACATACCTAATGGAAACCTAGATAAGTGGTTGTATTCTCACAACCACTATTTGAGTATCTTACAAAGGCTAAATATAATGATCGACGTAGCGTGGGCATTAGAATACCTTCATTATGGTTATTTGACACCCATTgttcattgtgatttgaagcctAACAATATCTTGTTGGATGAAGATATGGTTGCACATGTCACTGATTTTGGCACGGCCAAGCTCTTAGGCGATGGAAACTTGATGAAGAGAACTATGACTCTCGCTACCATTGGTTATATGGCACCAg TTGGTTGGAGGTCCGAGGTCGGCGGAGAAGTGGGCGATGGAGCTGAAGGCGACCCCAAG AATATTGGGCATTCAAGAATTGGAAGTAACATGCTTCTAGAGAATGGTTTTTACACTTTCAAGAAGAGGAATGAGGAAACTTGTCTTACCATTCTAGGAAATGCTCCTTACCAGTTCCCATATAGCCGGGAAGCTCATGGTTCTTAG
- the LOC132169724 gene encoding probable LRR receptor-like serine/threonine-protein kinase At3g47570: MDLKFNMFSGGLSMDMFDHLPNLQWLRLSHNKFYGKLPSTLFKCKQLQTLFLEVNNFTGRVSPEIGNLTMLVNLSLGKNNFQGEIPSEIGNLQNLEIFNIENNSFVGPIPYEIFNISTLQSIAITLNKLSGHLPPNIGIFLPNLQELYLGANELSGTVPSSISNSSQLMDLELVQNSFSGLIPKTLGNLRLLKRLNLGQNDLTVGSQELSFLISSLSNCIYLKALILSDNPLNDIMPNFVGNLSNSLRRFSMFNCSIKGSIPSDIGNLSSLTALNLRTNELDGPIPATVGRLHMLEGLFLQSNRLEGPIPSDLCRLESLFELNLAGNELSGHIPICMDNLTSLRHLYLGFNQLTSTVPMSLWSLTYLLEVNLSSNSLSGSLTLMNIGNMKVLTKLDLSRNELSGGIPITINGLKDLVHLSFANNRLEGSIPESFGELVSLEYLDLSSNNLAGEIPKSLEVLQYLKYLNVSFNKLQGEIPSGGPFINFSAASFMSNKALCGASRLQVPPCKEGAPRPKKATTIRALKYVLLAIGLTILVVAFLLAWIRCQKRIVKFPVEEESLLVTTWRRISHQELLQATKGFNSNNLVGEGSFGSVYKGTLLDGMNVAIKVLNLKVEGAFKSFNAECEVLCNIRHRNLIKIISVCSCIDFKALILEYIPNGNLEKWLYSHNHYLSILQRLNIMIDVAWALEYLHYGYSTPIVHCDLKPNNILLDEDMVAHVTDFGMAKLLGDGDSMKRTMTLATIGYMAPEYGLEGIVSTSGDVYSYGIVMMETFTRKKPTDDMFAGEMSLKHWVEDLLPLSEIEVVDANLGGTEGHSAMDCISSIMRLALDCCAESPGQRIDMKSVSITLNKIKLKFLQDVRRSLM, encoded by the exons AAACTCCCATCCACTTTGTTCAAATGCAAACAACTGCAGACTTTATTCTTGGAGGTTAATAATTTTACAGGAAGAGTATCTCCagaaattggaaacttaaccaTGCTTGTAAATTTATCTCTTGGCAAAAACAACTTTCAAG GTGAAATTCCAAGCGAAATTGGTAATTTACAAAACCTAGAGATATTCAATATCGAGAATAACAGCTTTGTTGGCCCAATTCCATATGAAATCTTCAATATCTCTACACTACAAAGCATTGCAATAACTTTGAATAAGCTCTCAGGCCATCTTCCACCAAATATAGGCATTTTCCTTCCAAATCTTCAAGAACTCTATCTTGGGGCAAATGAATTGAGCGGAACAGTTCCCAGCTCTATCTCCAATTCATCACAACTCATGGACCTAGAATTGGTTCAAAACTCATTCTCAGGCTTAATTCCTAAAACACTTGGGAATTTAAGGCTGCTCAAGAGACTCAACTTGGGACAAAATGATTTGACTGTTGGATCGCAAGAATTGAGCTTTTTGATCTCTTCTTTGTCGAATTGCATATATCTCAAAGCATTAATTTTATCAGACAATCCACTAAATGACATCATGCCTAATTTCGTTGGAAATCTCTCTAATTCTCTTCGAAGATTTTCAATGTTTAATTGCAGTATTAAGGGCAGCATTCCTAGTGATATTGGAAATTTAAGTAGCTTGACAGCTTTGAACCTGCGAACAAATGAATTGGATGGACCAATTCCAGCGACAGTGGGAAGGTTGCACATGCTTGAAGGTTTGTTCCTTCAAAGTAATAGACTAGAAGGTCCCATCCCATCTGATCTTTGTCGTTTAGAGAGCTTGTTTGAATTAAACTTAGCTGGTAATGAGCTTTCTGGACATATTCCTATATGCATGGATAATCTAACTTCTCTAAGACATCTCTACTTAGGCTTCAACCAATTAACTTCTACTGTTCCCATGAGCTTGTGGAGTCTAACATACCTCTTGGAGGTCAACCTCTCATCAAATTCTCTAAGTGGCTCTCTCACATTAATGAATATTGGAAATATGAAGGTCTTGACAAAATTGGATTTATCAAGAAATGAGTTGTCAGGCGGTATTCCAATAACAATTAATGGCCTTAAAGATCTAGTTCACCTCTCATTTGCAAACAATCGATTAGAAGGCTCAATTCCTGAATCATTTGGTGAATTAGTAAGCTTGGAGTACTTGGATCTTTCGAGTAATAATTTAGCTGGAGAGATTCCAAAGTCCTTAGAAGTTCTCCAATATCTCAAATATTTGAACGTATCTTTTAACAAACTACAAGGAGAAATTCCTTCAGGCGGACCATTCATAAACTTTTCGGCTGCATCATTTATGTCAAACAAGGCACTTTGTGGTGCTTCCAGACTACAAGTTCCCCCATGTAAAGAAGGTGCTCCTCGACCAAAAAAGGCTACAACAATTCGTGCACTAAAGTATGTATTATTGGCAATTGGGTTAACAATACTTGTAGTGGCCTTTTTATTAGCTTGGATAAGATGTCAAAAAAGGATTGTCAAATTTCCAGTTGAGGAAGAGTCGTTACTTGTAACAACATGGAGAAGAATTTCTCACCAAGAACTTCTACAAGCAACAAAAGGATTCAATTCAAACAACTTAGTTGGTGAAGGGAGTTTTGGGTCCGTATATAAAGGAACACTATTAGATGGGATGAATGTTGCAATAAAAGTTTTAAACTTGAAAGTAGAAGGGGCATTCAAGAGTTTTAATGCAGAGTGTGAAGTATTATGCAATATTCGTCATCGAAATCTAATCAAAATCATAAGTGTTTGCAGTTGCATCGACTTCAAAGCCCTTATATTGGAATACATACCTAATGGAAACCTAGAGAAGTGGTTGTATTCTCACAACCACTATTTGAGTATCTTACAAAGGCTAAATATAATGATCGACGTAGCATGGGCATTAGAATACCTTCATTATGGTTATTCGACACCCATAgttcattgtgatttgaagccCAACAATATCTTGTTGGACGAAGATATGGTTGCACATGTCACTGATTTTGGCATGGCCAAGCTCTTAGGTGATGGAGACTCGATGAAGAGAACTATGACTCTCGCTACCATTGGTTATATGGCACCAG AGTATGGATTGGAAGGAATTGTTTCTACAAGTGGTGATGTGTATAGCTATGGTATTGTAATGATGGAAACATTCACAAGAAAGAAGCCCACAGATGATATGTTTGCTGGAGAAATGAGCTTGAAGCACTGGGTAGAGGATTTGTTACCTCTTTCAGAAATTGAAGTTGTGGATGCCAATTTGGGAGGAACCGAAGGACATTCTGCTATGGATTGTATATCATCCATCATGCGATTAGCTTTGGATTGTTGTGCAGAGTCACCTGGACAGAGGATAGATATGAAAAGTGTTTCAATCACACTCAACAAGATCAAATTGAAGTTTTTACAAGATGTTAGGAGGAGTCTAATGTGA
- the LOC132169726 gene encoding probable LRR receptor-like serine/threonine-protein kinase At3g47570 — MGLAGTIPPHMGNLSFLVKLSVTNNSFHGSIPNELARLYLLELLDFGFNDLIGEIPSWMGLLSKLQYLFLHGNGFNGTIPPSLSNISSLEIIDLGYNQLSGEIPSEIGNLQNLEIFNIENNSFVGPIPYEIFNISTLQSIAITLNKLSGHLPPNIGIFLPNLQELYLGANELSGTVPSSISNSSQLMDLELVQNSFSGLIPKTLGNLRLLKRLNLGQNDLTVGSQELSFLISSLSNCIYLKALILSDNPLNDIMPNFVGNLSNSLRRFSMFNCSIKGSIPSDIGNLSSLTALNLRTNELDGPIPATVGRLHMLEGLFLQSNRLEGPIPSDLCRLESLFELNLAGNELSGHIPICMDNLTSLRHLYLGFNQLTSTVPMSLWSLTYLLEVNLSSNSLSGSLTLMNIGNMKVLTKLDLSRNELSGGIPITINGLKDLVHLSFANNRLEGSIPESFGELVSLEYLDLSSNNLAGEIPKSLEVLQYLKYLNVSFNKLQGEIPSGGPFINFSAASFMSNKALCGASRLQVPPCKEGAPRPKKATTIRALKYVLLAIGLTILVVAFLLAWIRCQKRIVKFPVEEESLLVTTWRRISHQELLQATKGFNSNNLVGEGSFGSVYKGTLLDGMNVAIKVLNLKVEGAFKSFNAECEVLCNIRHRNLIKIISVCSCIDFKALILEYIPNGNLEKWLYSHNHYLSILQRLNIMIDVAWALEYLHHGYSTPIVHCDLKPNNILLDEDMVAHVTDFGTAKLLGDGDSMKRTMTLATIGYMAPEYGLEGIVSTRGDVYSYGIVMMETFTRKKPTDDMFAGEMSLKRWVEDLLPLSEIEVVDANLGGTEGHSAMDCISSIMRLALDCCAESPGQRIDMKNVSITLNKVKFKFLQDVRGV, encoded by the exons ATGGGCCTTGCTGGCACCATTCCTCCACATATGGGAAATCTTTCATTTCTTGTTAAGCTAAGTGTCACAAACAACAGTTTTCATGGCTCTATACCCAACGAGCTGGCTCGACTTTACCTGTTGGAACTATTGGACTTTGGATTCAATGACTTAATTGGAGAAATCCCATCATGGATGGGGTTGTTATccaaacttcaatatttgtttctacATGGTAATGGTTTCAATGGTACTATCCCACCATCTTTATCCAACATATCTTCGTTGGAAATAATTGATCTCGGATATAACCAGCTTTCAG GTGAAATTCCAAGCGAAATTGGTAATTTACAAAACCTAGAGATATTCAATATCGAGAATAACAGCTTTGTTGGCCCAATTCCATATGAAATCTTCAATATCTCTACACTACAAAGCATTGCAATAACTTTGAATAAGCTCTCAGGCCATCTTCCACCAAATATAGGCATTTTCCTTCCAAATCTTCAAGAACTCTATCTTGGGGCAAATGAATTGAGCGGAACAGTTCCCAGCTCTATCTCCAATTCATCACAACTCATGGACCTAGAATTGGTTCAAAACTCATTCTCAGGCTTAATTCCTAAAACACTTGGGAATTTAAGGCTGCTCAAGAGACTCAACTTGGGACAAAATGATTTGACTGTTGGATCGCAAGAATTGAGCTTTTTGATCTCTTCTTTGTCGAATTGCATATATCTCAAAGCATTAATTTTATCAGACAATCCACTAAATGACATCATGCCTAATTTCGTTGGAAATCTCTCTAATTCTCTTCGAAGATTTTCAATGTTTAATTGCAGTATTAAGGGCAGCATTCCTAGTGATATTGGAAATTTAAGTAGCTTGACAGCTTTGAACCTGCGAACAAATGAATTGGATGGACCAATTCCAGCGACAGTGGGAAGGTTGCACATGCTTGAAGGTTTGTTCCTTCAAAGTAATAGACTAGAAGGTCCCATCCCATCTGATCTTTGTCGTTTAGAGAGCTTGTTTGAATTAAACTTAGCTGGTAATGAGCTTTCTGGACATATTCCTATATGCATGGATAATCTAACTTCTCTAAGACATCTCTACTTAGGCTTCAACCAATTAACTTCTACTGTTCCCATGAGCTTGTGGAGTCTAACATACCTCTTGGAGGTCAACCTCTCATCAAATTCTCTAAGTGGCTCTCTCACATTAATGAATATTGGAAATATGAAGGTCTTGACAAAATTGGATTTATCAAGAAATGAGTTGTCAGGCGGTATTCCAATAACAATTAATGGCCTTAAAGATCTAGTTCACCTCTCATTTGCAAACAATCGATTAGAAGGCTCAATTCCTGAATCATTTGGTGAATTAGTAAGCTTGGAGTACTTGGATCTTTCGAGTAATAATTTAGCTGGAGAGATTCCAAAGTCCTTAGAAGTTCTCCAATATCTCAAATATTTGAACGTATCTTTTAACAAACTACAAGGAGAAATTCCTTCAGGCGGACCATTCATAAACTTTTCGGCTGCATCATTTATGTCAAACAAGGCACTTTGTGGTGCTTCCAGACTACAAGTTCCCCCATGTAAAGAAGGTGCTCCTCGACCAAAAAAGGCTACAACAATTCGTGCACTAAAGTATGTATTATTGGCAATTGGGTTAACAATACTTGTAGTGGCCTTTTTATTAGCTTGGATAAGATGTCAAAAAAGGATTGTCAAATTTCCAGTTGAGGAAGAGTCGTTACTTGTAACAACATGGAGAAGAATTTCTCACCAAGAACTTCTACAAGCAACAAAAGGATTCAATTCAAACAACTTAGTTGGTGAAGGGAGTTTTGGGTCCGTATATAAAGGAACACTATTAGATGGGATGAATGTTGCAATAAAAGTTTTAAACTTGAAAGTAGAAGGGGCATTCAAGAGTTTTAATGCAGAGTGTGAAGTATTATGCAATATTCGTCATCGAAATCTAATCAAAATCATAAGTGTTTGCAGTTGCATCGACTTCAAAGCCCTTATATTGGAATACATACCTAATGGAAACCTAGAGAAGTGGTTGTATTCTCACAACCACTATTTGAGTATCTTACAAAGGCTAAATATAATGATCGATGTAGCGTGGGCATTAGAATACCTTCATCATGGTTATTCAACACCCATTgttcattgtgatttgaagcctAACAATATCTTGTTAGATGAAGATATGGTTGCACATGTCACTGATTTTGGCACGGCCAAGCTCTTAGGTGATGGAGACTCGATGAAGAGAACTATGACTCTCGCTACCATTGGTTATATGGCACCAg AGTATGGATTGGAAGGAATTGTTTCTACAAGAGGCGATGTTTATAGTTATGGTATTGTAATGATGGAAACATTCACAAGAAAGAAGCCCACAGATGACATGTTTGCTGGAGAAATGAGCTTAAAGCGTTGGGTAGAGGATTTGTTACCTCTTTCAGAAATTGAAGTTGTGGATGCCAATTTGGGAGGAACCGAAGGACATTCTGCTATGGATTGTATATCATCCATCATGCGATTAGCTTTGGATTGTTGTGCAGAGTCACCTGGACAGAGGattgatatgaaaaatgttTCAATCACACTCAACAAGGTCAAATTCAAGTTTCTACAAGATGTTAGAGGAGTCTAA